DNA sequence from the Gadus morhua chromosome 21, gadMor3.0, whole genome shotgun sequence genome:
gtaaaattaatacaagtgagacagaccttacattacCTATATCAGGTGTGTCAAACCGATTTTCACAAAGGGCCACTCTATGATGAAATGATAATCATACTAAGGGCCGACATGGAGTTTGCTGACATGCTttctttttaatacaaaaagtaaaaacaacatatctatggatatattgtatacaacctgcgtacaggatcatataggctaggtttcatttcaacattttgggGGACAAATTATAGGTGTCTGGGGGTATGGGGGTGCTCCCCCAGAAATGTTTGAGCGTCAAACATGATCTCCCAAATACTTTTAACGAATTTTATTCCCGTTTTGAAAAACATGATTTTTCTAGCAATATCTCTCTCCTTAGACAGTCCCTCTCTTCTGATTGTGATATTGTCATCAGTCAGGAATGTGTTAGAGATCTTCTAAAACGTGTAAACATCAGGAAGGCCCCTGGTCCAGATCACATCTGTGGGCGCGCGCTGCATTACTGTGCTGACCAGCTTAGTAGTGTCCTTCACCATATCTTTCAGAGATCACTTGATTCTAATCAAATCCCCGCTATCTGGAAAACATCCACTGTGATACCTGTCCCAAAGATCACTAATCCAAGGCAACTTAATGATTTTAGACCAGTTGCGCTAAcatcattaataatgaaaatCTTAGAGAAAATTTTAAAAAACCTTGTTTTATCTATTGTGGATGAAAAACTTGATCCACTTCAATTTGCTTACCAGTCAGGGAGAGGTGTTGAGGACGCAAAGCTTTTAATACTCAATAACTTGTACAGACATTTAGAAAAGCCTCAAGCCCATGTCAGGCTCTTGTTCGCAGACTTTTCATCGGCATTCAACACGATGCAGCCGCATCTTTTAATAGAAAGGTTGCTATATGATTTTAAATTACCTCATCAGATTGTgttatggattttggacttcttGACTGACAGAGTGCAGAGAGTGTCTGTAAATGGCCGTTTCTCCGATTCTCTAATTATGTCCACAGGCTCGCCACAAGGGTGTGTCCTTCGCCCTTACTCTTTATTATGTATACTGACGGATGCAGGAGCAGTCAGGAGGGCAACAGCTATTTGGTCAAGTTTTCTGACGATACCGCGTTATTGTCCCTTCTCCAAGGCTCAGAATCAGACCACGGGAATGCTCTCACTGATTTTATTTCTTGGTGTGATGATAACTTCTTGGACTTAAATGTTTCTAAAACCAAGGAACTGATCATTGATTTTAGACGGAACAGGAATACAGCCAAAGAGTGTATCATACATAAGCAaagtgtggaaatagtaacatctTATAAATATCTGGGAACTATTTTCGATGATCACCTTAAGTTTGATGTAAACACTGAGGCTATTGTGAAGCGAGGGCAACAGAGAATTCACCTTCTCCGCAAACTAAATTCCTTTTCTGTAAGTCCTGTCATcctctgtcgtttttatcaatcTTTTATTGAGAGTCTCCTGAGCTTTTCTTTTATTTGCTGGTTTCACAGCCTCACAGTAAAAGACAGAAACAGCCTGAACAGTATAGTCAACATCTGTTTTAAGATCACCGGAGTAAAACAAAGGGACTTGAATTATTTTTGCAATCGGCAAATCATTAAGAAAGCAGCAGGTATTTTGGCTTCTTCGGGTCATGCTCTTAAAAGTGAATTCTCTCTATTGCCATCAGGGCGTCGCTACGCTTTACCTGCTTGCAGAACAAACCGCCATTCCAAGTCGTTCATCCCCTCTGCAATTCGACTACTAAATGCTccgtagttgtgtatgtgtatttgttgtttgtatgcTACTGTGTCTGTATGCAAGCTGCTCAAACAAATTGCCCCTagtgggataaataaagttgtattgtattgtattgtattgtaacacttaatttcctgcattctggtggatttttattcatctatctgtgccttttctgcatcattttatagtggaaatatttttttttctgtgaaggaaaagacaacattcagTGTTCCTAAAGAAATAACTATTATGGAATATAATGCAGTAAGGCTCTCAGGCATCCtggatttttcaaaactttctgcaaattgaaaacatatcacatgttttgggtatttcttttTTAGAGAATCATGAATCAGCACCCgtgttaactatttatgacaCTTAACATTGGTAATGAAATGACAGCCAGCATTGGAATTGAAAAGGGCAGCAGCTAGTTAGTTAGCTAAATTGTAACTTAAGGCAAAAGTTGGGAACAAATCATGTTAGCATTCATCCTTAGACACTTGACGCAATCAGTCATCAATATTGGCATGCTATTTAGCCTCATAGATTGGCCTATTTACAGACCACAAAAAACTGatatattttcttcaatgcaagttcatAAATACATGGCTTAAAATCTTGAGCAGCAGAACAGAAATTCCTAGCAGTAAGCTACGCAAGAGTCCTAACAAATGGGGGCATGTGCGACGTGTGGATATAgcacaggctctgcatgcagcaaaaaaaaaaaaaaaaaaaaaaaaattatatatatattttttctttttttaacaaaaaagattTGGGGCTATCAAAttagatccggggctttagccccgaataaaacagcctagtgacgccactgccAAAAGGTGGTGGGTTCAAACCGACTACCTGAATGCATCCATGAGCACACTGTCTATTTAACATGCTGTTAAATACATGTATTTAAATTAATTCTTTAAAATTTAAATTTGGATTGTAGCATCTGCTCTCTAAATAGTCACTTCAGAAAATCCCTCTGAGTTTGACCAAACGCACATTCCAAATGCAATGGCAACTCAAAGTTATAAAGGAAACTACATTATGGTTATTAGTATGAAGCGGAACCAGTATATTAGTATGCATAATAGTATGTAGGTTTCTGTGCTGGTCAGGGCATGTCTTTATCCAGAGGCGCGTAATGTTCACACGCCTGCGTACCCTCCCGTGTCTCACCTAGCCCTGGGAAAGAACCTCCAGAGACAATTTTTATTTACATAGGAAAATACATGCTTTCTTGCAAGTGTCATATCTTTATACGATTATAATAGCATTCTATTGTATTAAATCTTTGTAAATGATATTATAATTACACAAAATCTGATCTAATCAGCAAAATAGTGAGTGCCTGAAATATTCTCAATGTCGTTGTAATAATGAGTTTAGGCCCTGTCCACAGGATTTTTGAGGGGTTTCATGGGTGACAGCTTTCAGGGGCCAGAGTGAGTGGAAAAACACTTCATTAAACTTTTTAGGACTCAATTGACCGTATAAACATTCTGATTCACGGCAGAGTTGTGCTGAATTAAATGAAGTGCTGGCTAGTAGTGCAGCATTGACGAGCTGCAGTGTTGTTCTGTCTGAAGGAGCACAGACCCAGAGGTGTGCCGACTTCACACCCCTGGTGGAGCCTCCGTACGTCTCACCTTCTCCCGGGAGAAGACAACCAGAGTCTGAACTGCACTGGAGCTCAGCAGAGTTCAGGGGAAGAACTTAGAAGGTCACGGATGTATGAGATGTATGAGATGTACTATTACTGAAGGATGGTCATTTTGTGGGGAGGGGGCTTGGaggacagagagtcagagacaagAGGGGAAAGATTTCTGCAGGTCTCTTGCAGCCTTTGACATGTGAATCCCCAGATCCTCTCAACCTTCCAAGAACTGGGACTCTCTCAGGCTCTCCCTGCTCACATCCCACCAGACGGAAGGCCATTACTGGGTCACCTGCAAAGAATCTGCTGAATGACTCAGTAGTCCCATCAGAAAACTCTGCTGAGGTGTACCAAAGGCCTGCTACATATGAAAAGACACATCACAGTTAAAGACATTTCCTTAATGGATTAAATGTGGTTTATGAAAGTTTAATCTGAGTTTGGGTGCTGGTAAGAGGTGGGGATAAAGGGGTAGATGAGAATCTGTCAAGGTAAGAGGTCCAAACATGTCTTCACCCAGGGCCAGAGGTGTGTAATGTTCACACCCCTACCAACACTAACTGgtaccaccctctctctcacccccccatgGGAACCAACCTCCAGGGACACAGGGTAGAACCTGACCCAAAGGTCAGCAGAGGTTAGACTGAGAAGGCTTAGGGTAACAAGGGGTTAGTATTAGGTCATTGCAATAAATTAAGAATAAGCTATATTTTGATATTTAAAGAACGGTACAAGACTACAATTTTACCAGACATACCTTGAATAATAGTCAattgtaatacattttattttgagaCAGTGTCGAGATAATTTgaacaaatatattttatctAATCGCTGATTCAATCAAATCTGATTTAATTGCTGAGAGTTTCAAGGGAGGCCTATATTTAGTGAGGAGGTCTTATTGTGTTATAATTGCATTAGATCATCTAATCTAATCAGTAATTTAGTCAGGGCATGGCAGACTTTTAATGTTGTTGCAATtatatgtgtgagagaggtttTCATGGGTGACAGCTTTCAGGGGCTAGAGTGAGTGGAACGACACTTATTTGAACACTCAATTTACCCCAAATGCATTCTGATTCAGGGCAGGGTTGTGCTGAATTAAATGAAGTGCTGGCTAGCAGTGCAGCATTGACGAGCTGCAGTGTTGTTCTGTCTGAAGGAGCACAGACCCAGAGGTGTGCCGACTTCACACCCCTGGTGGAGCCTCCGTACGTCTCACCTTCTCCTGGGAGAAGACAACCAGAGTCTGAACTGCACTGGAGCTCAGCAGAGTTCAGGGGAAAATTTAGGAAGGTCACGACAAAATGTACATCAGATATATTATCATTTACATCCACGActttaagacttttttttttgggagtgGGCAATGTGACCAAATGGATCTATCGCCTTGGGTACAAAGAGAGTCTCCGCTGTTCTGCAtaggacaaacagacagaccagaccagagagaaGGGGTAAGAAAGTATAGCGgtcagggtgtttgactcccagcccaaTGGCTCTGGATTCGAACGACTAGCTCTGCAGACTACCTGTGTGCATCCTTGAGCAGGACGCTTAACCAAAGCTGCTCCTAGACATGATTAACAAATAAATCATGGCTGATAATCCCCATGCAAATGCGCATTCCAAATGCAAAGACATCACAAACAATAGTTGATACATTCAAATGCAGCTTATGAAAGTATGACTGAATTTGAAGTGCTGGTCAGAGGCGGGGTTAGAGGGATGGATGACAATCTAGCAAGGTAAACATGTCTTCACCCAGAGGTGTGCAATGTTCACACCCCTGCCAAAACTAACTGGTACCACCCTGTGTCTCACCTAGCCCTGGGAAAGAGCCTCTAGGCTAGGGCCACAGAGAAGAAACTGACCCAAGGTGCTTAGGGTCACAAAGGGTTAATATCTAGTGAAGCCAATCCATAAAAGATACGATATATGCTTTTTCTAAAAGCCTCTATATgcttcttctaaaaaaaaatccgGCCTTTAAGCTGAACatgattgtattttattattaaatttGGTATAATTAGTCCAAATCTAAACTGATCTAGTCTGATGCACTCTCATCAATGCCTTGCAAACATGAGGTTACGGTCGAGGATTGTGGGGGATGGGGAGAAAGGATGAATATTAATTGGCTGAGTTTTAACTAGAAAAACTCTAATccaattaaatatttataaactACACATTTACAACAATGGTGTTGTAAACAACATGAAAAGTTGGTTAtgaatgttggtgtgtgtggtgcgaaGGGCAGGGCTGTTCAGAGGGCTGGGGAGCAGGCGTGTCTTTGTCAGTCCGTCTGACCTGGTGGAAGTGTGGATACTTCACACCCCTTATAACACCAAACATCTCACCTCGCCTTGGGAAGACCCACCGGAGAAAGGTTCAGGGAGATGTTTGGAAGGCCACAGAGGTCACTAATGTCCTTTATTTTCTCCCTCATGTTCCTTCGCTGCTGtaaccaataaatgaaaaacgtcctgtttcttttctgttgtgtttttttcttttatatttcTAGTTCTTCAGACACAGAAGCTTCTTCTCTCTGAAATACCCAGTGAGCAGGACTttgggagtaatttttacatgCAGTACATTTTCCATTAAGCATATCACATTGTGCTAAGACTTCCATTACAATATTTTGCAATCAAATATTATACGTATAGGACAGATTTATGATGCACACACGTATGGTAGAGAGGTCAGTTTTAACAGTTTTTCTAattcgctttggtacatttctcagatcagaatggaaattctcaaaactacttGTTCAATCTTTACATCATTGTATAACttttgcacatcaaaaaagcagtttcttatttctttgaacaagttgcaaattctttggtacattcatgcaaatgattatgtacaagtctctgctctttcctaaaTTATCCATTGCGTGTTATGTTGatcaaaatatattataatGGGTCTCTGTCGAATagcctcacccccacaacatttaggcagtAGTTCATTGAATAAGACTTTACATGTAAAAcggttgtcataatatgtcaagcatatttctacaCATTTCCATAAGATGTTTTTTCTAAATCCGTCCTGAATTGACAAATTGCtgccaggtgaatcttgacttgaATGTTGTGACCATCTTGGTCAATACACAATACATCCAATCccatcgatagatagatagatgtatagatagatagatggacagacagacagacagacagacagacagacagacagacagacagacagacagacagacaggctggatACATCTTCACTGCATCTTAATTATTCTCAAATCATCTTCAGGTGCAGTGCTTAAAGGGCTCAGAAGAGGTCACTTGAGCAGAATGGCGCCAGACGCGAGCCTGCTGCTGCCCGTCCAAGGCGTTTCCCAGAGAATGAGAAAGGTGTTCAGACTTCACAACTGACACCGACCCtgacaccaacaccaccccgcGCGTTCCTGTGCAGGGCATCATTCTTCACTATAGGTGCCAATAATTGACGTGGTGCTGCTTTAGGTAGAAATTGAACGATGCGGAATTTAATAAATCCTTCTATTTTCTATACGacaaaatataggcctacaatcaAGACATTAAGACTACTATAAGAATAACAATTTGCTAAGGAAAAAGGCGACAGTATGAccttttattattgaaatagtcGGTTGGTATTCGAACAAACTGCACTTTTCATGTTGTTTAAAGACTATGATTGCATGAAGGCCACTTTACAAATTTTGatgatgaaaatgaaaatgatgtcatctaaataaataataataaataataaattgcaACCTAACCACCAACTCAATCCTATTATTACCGTCTATGTAACCGAAGCCTCCCAGCTCAGTAAAACTGAAATTTCACACCATTTACAGGGTGTGCAATTTCCGCACTTTGTAAGTTCTCATTCATTAGTGAGCTATTTGTCGGGCAATGTAAGTGGCGTTTTAAACCATGAAAAATTAAACGAAATCCTGTGAAAACCATGAATTGAATATAATCCAGGCTCTAATGTAGGTATCCCATCGATGCAGGACAACAATTCTTTATACGGGAAGCTGTCCCGCTGGGTAGCGTAGCGTGTGTATCCCCTCCGGGACACGGGGCCCCTATCGGGTTCCTCTCGCAGGCCGCAGCGCCTGGCGAGGTGTCGCCTCTCCAAACGCGGGCTGCTGCTTCCTCCCCAGCTGTTGGTTTGTGGCACAACCCACATCCTCTGGCGAGGTGGGGGCCAGCTCCTAACGCGTGCGCTCTGTTGTTCCTTCACTGACTTGATATAtagactttattttatttatgatatgattattttattcattgcatCGGTTTCAATGCAGAACCTCGATTCAGCAACTTTGTTGACTGTACGACATATTCTCAAGCTGTAGCTGCAATCCTATCAGGAAATTCATGACCCAATATGTAAACACCCAGCCAAGTCAAGCAGTGTAAGtttcaaatgcattttattgcaaCATTCAGCGAAATTACAAAAAAGGTAGACAAATTGGTAGAAATAACTTAATGGACAGAAATCTGCCAGCGAGCgtagaaaatataaatatttacagatgtgtacaaaaataaattaaaaatatatattagttATGCAGCTTTGCTCTTCCAGTTGTTCATTCCAGCGACAATTTAATTCATCCCCATTTCGAAATCCTCCTCTTCGTCACTGAGTTCTCCCCAACTGGAGCACTCGTCCCCGCTGGACTCCTCGTCCCCGCTGGACCCCTCGTCCCCGCTGCCCCCCTCCTGATACAGGCAGATGGTGGCCTGGACTGGGTAGTTACTCAGCAGCACCTCGGCGTCTTGGTACAGATAGTCAAAACATTTGGATTTCGGCCAGTACAACCTACAAAGAAGAAGTAAAGAAGGAGAACAACagttaataaaaaatgaaaaccaCTGAGATCGACGAACAGGGTGCTGGGAATCAGGACAATAGACTGTAGGATTCATAACCAAACTTACTTGACTGGATGTGTGATGGGCAAGTTCTTGGAGTGCTTTGCATCGTGAAGTTCCCCATGGTTGGAGTTCAACTATAACAGAAAAGCATGGTGTTAAATAACTGCAAAGTTAACGTTAATGTAACGTGCAATGAATTGCAAAAAAAAGTCGTTCAGTTGATGACTCAGGTCCTAGCCTACCTTGTGTGCCTCGTTCTGTCCACACGGTGTGTCCCACGGTCTCCACATCACAGCCCCACTGTGACTGTCTGCAGCTTGTCCTCCGGGGGAAATAATCCCACACTGCGCAGTAATAGCGTCCATTGTTTCTGTAGTGTGATAATCCTGCGGGGTTACAACAGACAAAGGTCCTGGAGGAAGGTCCGAGAGTGAATGTGCAGAACGGCTCGAAGCGCTCCTTTTTTATCCGTGCTGCGGGGCTCGTGCCAAATGCCTCTGGTTTGACACGCTGCCAAGTGTCCACGCGCCGAGGCGAGGCGCGACCTCACACCTCAGCAGACCTCCGCCGTTTGGTCACCTCGCATCGGCCTGCTGCTCGTCTACTAACACATATAAGATAAAAGGATTGGAAACTCCTCGAAAAACGCGTTTACGTTTGCTCGGGTTTTTCAAATTAGCATGCATGTAAATCAAGATTACTCTGTATCAGTATAGGTTCTACAATTATAGGCAAGTCTCCATGTTTACGGAAACACCTATGATCAAATAATTAaactatatattaatatatctatatattcattcacccacccacccacccacccacccatccatccatccatccatccatccatccatccatccatccatccatccatccatccatccatccatccatctctctctctgtctttttatCATCTATTTCAACTCGTGTTTGGGTTCAAGTCAAACAAATGAATATGCTCCGACATGCTTAAACCATGAAGATACAATCATCCCATAATAACGTAGGTTCACTGCTGGATAAATCATGAAAGAGCAGCCAGTACTCAACCCGATACGATCAGGCTCATTTTCATATCCTTGTTATTCTACATTGTTGCCTTTCCATTTGCAGTGAGCTGTGAGGCAGCACGTGCCAGGTGTGAAAGTATGGTTGAAGGTTCGTGGGAGGAGattgtggaggggagggagaggagggggggaggagaggagaagatgaggggggaggagaggaaaagaggaggggaggaggagaggaggggaggaggaaaggaggggaggagaaaattaggatggaggagagatggagaggaggagaggagaggagaggaggagatggggagaggaggacaggaggagaagaggagagggggagaggaagagagtaggagaggaggagagggggaggggcggcgCGCTAGGGTCCGCCACTCCAGCCATAAAGCCGTATAACTTTTCTGAATCCAATGTGCCCGTATTTCCATCGATGCCCAAAGGGGGAGACATTGGTCTacaaaaacaaatcacaatATAATCCCGAGTTACAAATTTGTTTCATAAAATGCAACAACATTGAGCAATGGCTGGTGAATCATAAACCTTGAGACATCCTTTGTCTGCAGAGTTCACTTTACTTGAAGACCAATTAACCTACAGACTAATGAAAACACCTACTTTACACACACGAGCGCATGCACATTAAAGGTGCAGTGCGCAGGACGCATCCAGCGGTGAGGCTGCAGATTTCAGCAGCCTCAAAATCACATTTCTTGAATCTTGGCTTTGTTATCAGTTGGTCTTATTGATTTACGTTGGTTTTTCTGGCcggattgggctacttttggaggacgttcaggcagtgttgccggATTGGGCTGTTTTTCCCCACTCTATtgagctacttttaatcacacacacacgcacgcacaaacacacacacacacacacacacacacacacacacacacacacacacacacacgcacgcacgcacacacgcacacacacacagctgggcaATACATTTCACCTTTTACAtgtctgcatttttagcaatgctttgcgcttttcattcagctgttcctttatttgtttccaaccacttactttttcttaaatggtgtgcatgttcacattgtttactccatttagacttttgaacttttgttcaaatcccttcactagATTTAAGCCAtgtaacgtttctttatgtcttaatctatgtggctttatttgaaaatatttccaacctcactttgtacgaCAGCACTCgacgcattttctgcaggaaatacattttctagtttatttatattattcataaataatatatttatgtgCTCTAAATGTTTTTGGTTTCTTCTTGGGTCAAGATAGggtaaataaattattttcttcttgtcctctctgccctccgcttgctgtgtgtgtgtgcgtgtgcgtgtgtgtgtgtgtgtgtgttggtggggggggggcgggggcgggggggctacCAGGTTGATCTATTTACCTGGTTGAGTATTGTGTTTTGGCCTGAATGTTGTTGGGTGGTTGGTTGAGTGGGGCTACACGCAGCAGGGAGGTGTTGCCGGTGAGTCGGTGGGGGACATGAGCATCTATAGACCTACCTTATGGTCAAATATTGCTTTAGGAAAAAGTAACCTCTAATTGACAATACCAGTCGGAACCTACCGAAGTCATACTTTGAGTAATTTATATGGAAAT
Encoded proteins:
- the LOC115534886 gene encoding protein ripply2-like yields the protein MDAITAQCGIISPGGQAADSHSGAVMWRPWDTPCGQNEAHKLNSNHGELHDAKHSKNLPITHPVKLYWPKSKCFDYLYQDAEVLLSNYPVQATICLYQEGGSGDEGSSGDEESSGDECSSWGELSDEEEDFEMGMN